Proteins found in one Gigantopelta aegis isolate Gae_Host chromosome 12, Gae_host_genome, whole genome shotgun sequence genomic segment:
- the LOC121386168 gene encoding ubiquitin carboxyl-terminal hydrolase 25-like isoform X1: MTVEQSSLSRQDYQPATGDAKTYAQIQEITGIEDAHVINEAIKACTDSHGMFKLEEVVSMLTEDPHSAKKLAKSSGLTNGQHGRDVPDALPGLQSGALNQSGELPRQMAAGPHGEDPSQTAKASQASEAVIHARQPGVIDLTSEVSEGDELQKAIAASLQDTPGILGGQVTREEQDISRILEASLAESKAGTKRKRGELWFVDPLNPHERKRQEGWPVGLKNVGNTCWFSAVIQCLFHIRKFRQLVLNFHLPGETLQSDSSILERRNIRFMHELRRLFALLLASNKKYVDPSKPVDILKEAFSSPSGATDSQQDVSEFQHKLLEWLEDAFKCSSSRPGSPCEATASCSMRTEPDTRNPVVELFYGQFKAEGYNEGKMFTNQETFGQFPLQVNGFLDIHESLEGATAQGEIEAVSSAVTQKSGQELWFSRLPPVLTFELSRFQFNQQLGRPEKIHNKIHFPQVIYMDRYMEINKKITRLRREESKKLKEQLHFLQKKLDKFVCYGSGSKRFPLHEVLSYALEFAQSKPDSVPQDVEMESPKPCASSLSESPVKCCGPPDVTMTSPHIRSPVKRTLPPVAIPCPRHVSDDELHVLENCLHRWRKEVESDVRELQENISQLESKIDLMYSDAAMQKFPYHLHAVLVHEGQAVSGHYWAYIFDTNRNMWLKFNDITVSESCWEELERESIGGYHNASAYCLMYVDRSKLQLPDSNVDRSRVQSGDGRSVKSTDMIPSGSLLDFVMDDNKKFAKEIFDWDSEQARKAAAGGDNEMTMGPENKTAHTTGPHIEYSAQHAQLSLEDTLSAVRLVLQQTAITPDEAVQTAMNNELRRLNDLAGRLSSELLPDDDPRLKHIVLYLIVNCADEVITSLVMLEQFSQMKTLDQEPRSKRLRAAAVEGFCQKTKEINDDNIRASHDAWHRKFHHYRETVYLFVTGLDAFYKERYQEAMPYLHLAWFRNNELISNKTETLGLSKKMTAYFQRICLEKVNALTAEQFESSDVDLAGILTTMNNVIIPIMPALFQSGFAEDTGSAEEMREKWCSFLGQDLSSVKVEKLQDFLSKLFEPSADVRPNYKVRIQIGELSELYNQYRTVMTIARQKHDLDKAR, translated from the exons GCGAAGTCGTCGGGTCTAACCAATGGTCAGCACGGCCGAGACGTGCCGGATGCGTTGCCAGGATTACAGTCCGGTGCTCTCAACCAGAGTGGGGAGTTACCCAGGCAGATGGCGGCCGGGCCTCACGGTGAAGACCCTAGTCAAACTGCGAAAGCTTCTCAAGCAAGCGAGGCAGTCATACATGCTCGCCAGCCAG GTGTTATAGATCTGACGAGCGAGGTTTCTGAGGGTGATGAACTGCAGAAGGCGATCGCAGCCAGTCTGCAGGATACGCCAGGCATTTTGGGAGGTCAGGTCACGCGAGAGGAACAAGATATTAGTAG AATACTAGAAGCCAGTCTAGCGGAAAGCAAGGCCGGTACGAAGAGAAAGCGTGGAGAACTGTGGTTTGTGGATCCACTGAACCCACACGAGCGGAAGCGACAGGAGGGGTGGCCAGTCGGGCTCAAGAACGTGGGAAATACCTGTTGGTTTAGTGCTGTGATACAG TGTCTCTTTCACATACGGAAATTCCGTCAGCTAGTTTTAAACTTTCATTTACCGGGAGAAACGTTGCAATCAGATAGCAGCATACTG GAGAGAAGGAATATTAGATTTATGCATGAACTTCGCCGCTTGTTTGCCTTGCTGCTTGCCTCGAACAAAAAATATGTCGATCCATCCAAGCCTGTTGATATTCTGAAAGAAGCCTTTTCTTCTCCGTCAGGCGCTACTGATAGCCAACAG GACGTGAGTGAATTCCAACACAAACTCCTGGAGTGGCTGGAGGATGCGTTTAAGTGCAGTTCGTCGCGACCAGGGTCTCCCTGTGAAGC gacTGCAAGCTGCTCGATGCGCACCGAACCAGATACTCGAAATCCGGTTGTTGAGCTGTTTTATGGTCAGTTCAAGGCAGAGGGTTATAATGAAG GTAAGATGTTTACCAATCAGGAGACGTTTGGTCAGTTTCCTCTGCAGGTGAACGGTTTCCTTGACATTCACGAGAGTCTAGAGGGTGCCACCGCTCAGGGTGAGATCGAGGCTGTCAGTAGTGCTGTTACACAGAAGTCGGGTCAGGAG CTCTGGTTTTCAAGACTTCCTCCTGTGTTAACGTTTGAATTGTCCCGTTTCCAGTTCAACCAGCAGCTGGGACGTCCTGAAAAAATCCACAATAAAATCCACTTTCCTCAAGTTATCTACATGGACAG ATATATggaaataaacaagaaaatcacaCGGCTAAGACGAGAAGAATCTAAAAAGTTGAAGGAGCAGTTACATTTTCTACAAAAGAAACTAGACAA ATTTGTATGTTACGGGTCTGGCAGTAAGAGATTTCCACTGCATGAGGTTTTATCATATGCACTAGAATTTGCACAGAGTAAACCTGACAGTGTACCACAGGACGTTGAGATGGAATCTCCCAAGCCCTGTGCTAG TTCTCTGTCTGAATCTCCAGTGAAGTGTTGTGGTCCCCCTGACGTCACGATGACGTCCCCCCACATCCGCTCGCCAGTCAAGCGAACTCTCCCGCCGGTAGCCATCCCTTGCCCCCGCCACGTCAGTGACGATGAGCTTCATGTCCTAGAAAACTGTCTTCACAGATGGCGCAAAGAAGTGGAGAGCGATGTTAGag AACTTCAGGAAAACATCTCCCAGCTGGAGTCAAAGATAGATTTAATGTACAGTGACGCTGCCATGCAGAAG TTCCCTTATCACCTGCATGCGGTGTTGGTTCACGAAGGCCAGGCCGTGTCGGGTCACTACTGGGCGTACATCTTCGACACGAATCGCAACATGTGGCTTAAGTTCAACGATATCACCGTGTCCGAGTCGTGCTGGGAGGAACTCGAGCGAGAGAGCATTGGCGGCTATCACAACGCCAGCGCATATTGCCTGATGTACGTCGATAGATCAAAACTACAGTTGCCCGACAGTAACGTCGATAGATCCAGAGTACAGTCTGGTGACG GACGAAGTGTGAAGAGCACAGACATGATACCATCGGGCAGCCTACTCGACTTTGTGATGGATGACAACAAGAAGTTTGCCAAGGAGATCTTTGACTGGGACTCTGAGCAAGCAAGGAAAGCGGCTGCCGGTGGCGACAACGAGATGACCATGGgtcctgaaaacaaaacag CTCACACGACTGGTCCACACATTGAGTACTCTGCCCAGCATGCCCAGCTGTCACTGGAGGACACGCTGTCTGCTGTCCGTCTCGTGCTGCAACAGACAGCGATAACACCCGATGAGGCCGTCCAGACA GCTATGAACAATGAACTGAGGAGACTGAACGATCTCGCAGGTCGGCTATCGTCAGAGCTGTTACCGGACGACGACCCTCGACTGAAGCATATCGTCCTGTACCTGATCGTGAACTGCGCAGATGAGGTCATCACCAGCCTAGTCATGTTGGAGCAGTTCTCACAGATGAAGACACTAGACCAGGAGCCCAG GTCAAAAAGGTTGCGAGCTGCTGCAGTGGAAGGATTTTGTCAGAAGACAAAAGAAATTAATGATGATAACATCCGCGCTTCGCATGAT gcGTGGCATCGCAAGTTTCACCATTATAGAGAGACTGTTTATCTGTTTGTTACTGGTCTTGATGCCTTCTACAAGGAgag ATATCAAGAAGCTATGCCATACTTACACTTGGCATGGTTCCGGAACAACGAGTTAATCAGCAATAAGACTGAAACACTTGGCTTGAGTAAAAAGATGACTGCATACTTCCAAAGAATCTGCCTTGAG AAAGTGAATGCTCTCACCGCTGAACAGTTTGAGTCGAGCGACGTGGATCTGGCCGGCATCCTGACGACGATGAACAACGTCATCATTCCCATCATGCCCGCCTTGTTCCAGTCGGGCTTCGCGGAAGACACGGGCAGCGCGGAGGAGATGAGGGAGAAGTGGTGCTCGTTTCTCGGACAGGATCTCAGCT cTGTGAAGGTTGAAAAACTCCAAGACTTTCTTTCCAAGTTGTTTGAGCCGTCTGCCGATGTGCGGCCCAACTACAAAGTGAGAATCCAGATCGGTGAACTGTCCGAGTTGTACAACCAGTACAGGACAGTGATGACCATCGCCAGACAGAAGCACGACCTTGACAAAGCTAGATAG
- the LOC121386168 gene encoding ubiquitin carboxyl-terminal hydrolase 25-like isoform X2, producing MTVEQSSLSRQDYQPATGDAKTYAQIQEITGIEDAHVINEAIKACTDSHGMFKLEEVVSMLTEDPHSAKKLAKSSGLTNGQHGRDVPDALPGLQSGALNQSGELPRQMAAGPHGEDPSQTAKASQASEAVIHARQPDLTSEVSEGDELQKAIAASLQDTPGILGGQVTREEQDISRILEASLAESKAGTKRKRGELWFVDPLNPHERKRQEGWPVGLKNVGNTCWFSAVIQCLFHIRKFRQLVLNFHLPGETLQSDSSILERRNIRFMHELRRLFALLLASNKKYVDPSKPVDILKEAFSSPSGATDSQQDVSEFQHKLLEWLEDAFKCSSSRPGSPCEATASCSMRTEPDTRNPVVELFYGQFKAEGYNEGKMFTNQETFGQFPLQVNGFLDIHESLEGATAQGEIEAVSSAVTQKSGQELWFSRLPPVLTFELSRFQFNQQLGRPEKIHNKIHFPQVIYMDRYMEINKKITRLRREESKKLKEQLHFLQKKLDKFVCYGSGSKRFPLHEVLSYALEFAQSKPDSVPQDVEMESPKPCASSLSESPVKCCGPPDVTMTSPHIRSPVKRTLPPVAIPCPRHVSDDELHVLENCLHRWRKEVESDVRELQENISQLESKIDLMYSDAAMQKFPYHLHAVLVHEGQAVSGHYWAYIFDTNRNMWLKFNDITVSESCWEELERESIGGYHNASAYCLMYVDRSKLQLPDSNVDRSRVQSGDGRSVKSTDMIPSGSLLDFVMDDNKKFAKEIFDWDSEQARKAAAGGDNEMTMGPENKTAHTTGPHIEYSAQHAQLSLEDTLSAVRLVLQQTAITPDEAVQTAMNNELRRLNDLAGRLSSELLPDDDPRLKHIVLYLIVNCADEVITSLVMLEQFSQMKTLDQEPRSKRLRAAAVEGFCQKTKEINDDNIRASHDAWHRKFHHYRETVYLFVTGLDAFYKERYQEAMPYLHLAWFRNNELISNKTETLGLSKKMTAYFQRICLEKVNALTAEQFESSDVDLAGILTTMNNVIIPIMPALFQSGFAEDTGSAEEMREKWCSFLGQDLSSVKVEKLQDFLSKLFEPSADVRPNYKVRIQIGELSELYNQYRTVMTIARQKHDLDKAR from the exons GCGAAGTCGTCGGGTCTAACCAATGGTCAGCACGGCCGAGACGTGCCGGATGCGTTGCCAGGATTACAGTCCGGTGCTCTCAACCAGAGTGGGGAGTTACCCAGGCAGATGGCGGCCGGGCCTCACGGTGAAGACCCTAGTCAAACTGCGAAAGCTTCTCAAGCAAGCGAGGCAGTCATACATGCTCGCCAGCCAG ATCTGACGAGCGAGGTTTCTGAGGGTGATGAACTGCAGAAGGCGATCGCAGCCAGTCTGCAGGATACGCCAGGCATTTTGGGAGGTCAGGTCACGCGAGAGGAACAAGATATTAGTAG AATACTAGAAGCCAGTCTAGCGGAAAGCAAGGCCGGTACGAAGAGAAAGCGTGGAGAACTGTGGTTTGTGGATCCACTGAACCCACACGAGCGGAAGCGACAGGAGGGGTGGCCAGTCGGGCTCAAGAACGTGGGAAATACCTGTTGGTTTAGTGCTGTGATACAG TGTCTCTTTCACATACGGAAATTCCGTCAGCTAGTTTTAAACTTTCATTTACCGGGAGAAACGTTGCAATCAGATAGCAGCATACTG GAGAGAAGGAATATTAGATTTATGCATGAACTTCGCCGCTTGTTTGCCTTGCTGCTTGCCTCGAACAAAAAATATGTCGATCCATCCAAGCCTGTTGATATTCTGAAAGAAGCCTTTTCTTCTCCGTCAGGCGCTACTGATAGCCAACAG GACGTGAGTGAATTCCAACACAAACTCCTGGAGTGGCTGGAGGATGCGTTTAAGTGCAGTTCGTCGCGACCAGGGTCTCCCTGTGAAGC gacTGCAAGCTGCTCGATGCGCACCGAACCAGATACTCGAAATCCGGTTGTTGAGCTGTTTTATGGTCAGTTCAAGGCAGAGGGTTATAATGAAG GTAAGATGTTTACCAATCAGGAGACGTTTGGTCAGTTTCCTCTGCAGGTGAACGGTTTCCTTGACATTCACGAGAGTCTAGAGGGTGCCACCGCTCAGGGTGAGATCGAGGCTGTCAGTAGTGCTGTTACACAGAAGTCGGGTCAGGAG CTCTGGTTTTCAAGACTTCCTCCTGTGTTAACGTTTGAATTGTCCCGTTTCCAGTTCAACCAGCAGCTGGGACGTCCTGAAAAAATCCACAATAAAATCCACTTTCCTCAAGTTATCTACATGGACAG ATATATggaaataaacaagaaaatcacaCGGCTAAGACGAGAAGAATCTAAAAAGTTGAAGGAGCAGTTACATTTTCTACAAAAGAAACTAGACAA ATTTGTATGTTACGGGTCTGGCAGTAAGAGATTTCCACTGCATGAGGTTTTATCATATGCACTAGAATTTGCACAGAGTAAACCTGACAGTGTACCACAGGACGTTGAGATGGAATCTCCCAAGCCCTGTGCTAG TTCTCTGTCTGAATCTCCAGTGAAGTGTTGTGGTCCCCCTGACGTCACGATGACGTCCCCCCACATCCGCTCGCCAGTCAAGCGAACTCTCCCGCCGGTAGCCATCCCTTGCCCCCGCCACGTCAGTGACGATGAGCTTCATGTCCTAGAAAACTGTCTTCACAGATGGCGCAAAGAAGTGGAGAGCGATGTTAGag AACTTCAGGAAAACATCTCCCAGCTGGAGTCAAAGATAGATTTAATGTACAGTGACGCTGCCATGCAGAAG TTCCCTTATCACCTGCATGCGGTGTTGGTTCACGAAGGCCAGGCCGTGTCGGGTCACTACTGGGCGTACATCTTCGACACGAATCGCAACATGTGGCTTAAGTTCAACGATATCACCGTGTCCGAGTCGTGCTGGGAGGAACTCGAGCGAGAGAGCATTGGCGGCTATCACAACGCCAGCGCATATTGCCTGATGTACGTCGATAGATCAAAACTACAGTTGCCCGACAGTAACGTCGATAGATCCAGAGTACAGTCTGGTGACG GACGAAGTGTGAAGAGCACAGACATGATACCATCGGGCAGCCTACTCGACTTTGTGATGGATGACAACAAGAAGTTTGCCAAGGAGATCTTTGACTGGGACTCTGAGCAAGCAAGGAAAGCGGCTGCCGGTGGCGACAACGAGATGACCATGGgtcctgaaaacaaaacag CTCACACGACTGGTCCACACATTGAGTACTCTGCCCAGCATGCCCAGCTGTCACTGGAGGACACGCTGTCTGCTGTCCGTCTCGTGCTGCAACAGACAGCGATAACACCCGATGAGGCCGTCCAGACA GCTATGAACAATGAACTGAGGAGACTGAACGATCTCGCAGGTCGGCTATCGTCAGAGCTGTTACCGGACGACGACCCTCGACTGAAGCATATCGTCCTGTACCTGATCGTGAACTGCGCAGATGAGGTCATCACCAGCCTAGTCATGTTGGAGCAGTTCTCACAGATGAAGACACTAGACCAGGAGCCCAG GTCAAAAAGGTTGCGAGCTGCTGCAGTGGAAGGATTTTGTCAGAAGACAAAAGAAATTAATGATGATAACATCCGCGCTTCGCATGAT gcGTGGCATCGCAAGTTTCACCATTATAGAGAGACTGTTTATCTGTTTGTTACTGGTCTTGATGCCTTCTACAAGGAgag ATATCAAGAAGCTATGCCATACTTACACTTGGCATGGTTCCGGAACAACGAGTTAATCAGCAATAAGACTGAAACACTTGGCTTGAGTAAAAAGATGACTGCATACTTCCAAAGAATCTGCCTTGAG AAAGTGAATGCTCTCACCGCTGAACAGTTTGAGTCGAGCGACGTGGATCTGGCCGGCATCCTGACGACGATGAACAACGTCATCATTCCCATCATGCCCGCCTTGTTCCAGTCGGGCTTCGCGGAAGACACGGGCAGCGCGGAGGAGATGAGGGAGAAGTGGTGCTCGTTTCTCGGACAGGATCTCAGCT cTGTGAAGGTTGAAAAACTCCAAGACTTTCTTTCCAAGTTGTTTGAGCCGTCTGCCGATGTGCGGCCCAACTACAAAGTGAGAATCCAGATCGGTGAACTGTCCGAGTTGTACAACCAGTACAGGACAGTGATGACCATCGCCAGACAGAAGCACGACCTTGACAAAGCTAGATAG